The Scyliorhinus torazame isolate Kashiwa2021f chromosome 17, sScyTor2.1, whole genome shotgun sequence genome includes a window with the following:
- the LOC140393990 gene encoding potassium voltage-gated channel subfamily A member 2-like produces the protein MTVAHGDNVDELAALPVQPQDLYEPEQDHECCERVVINISGLRFETQLRTLAQFPDTLLGDPKKRMGYFDPLRNEYFFDRNRPSFDAILYYYQSGGRLRRPVNVPLDIFSEEIRFYELGEEAMELFREDEGFIKEEERPLPENEFQRQIWLLFEYPESSGPARVIAIVSVMVILISIVSFCLETLPVFRDDKENTAGGRPHYNNATTPYHSSPFADPFFIVETLCIIWFSFEFLVRLFASPSKPVFFRNIMNIIDIVAITPYFITLGTELAEQQQQEAGNGQQQGQQAMSLAILRVIRLVRVFRIFKLSRHSKGLQILGQTLKASMRELGLLIFFLFIGVILFSSAVYFAEADEAASYFDSIPDAFWWAVVSMTTVGYGDMYPITIGGKMVGSLCAIAGVLTIALPVPVIVSNFNYFYHRETENEEQAQYLHVKSCPNLPSTTDLKKNNSTSSICKSEYTENQEGLGTVRDPPDHNLHTDNCTLPNPNYVNITKLRSDV, from the coding sequence ATGACAGTGGCCCATGGAGACAATGTGGATGAATTGGCTGCACTCCCAGTCCAGCCTCAGGACCTTTATGAGCCCGAGCAGGATCATGAGTGCTGTGAGCGGGTGGTGATCAATATTTCGGGGCTTCGCTTTGAAACTCAGCTCAGGACCTTAGCCCAGTTCCCTGACACCCTGCTTGGGGACCCCAAGAAGAGGATGGGCTACTTTGACCCCCTGAGAAACGAATATTTCTTCGACAGAAACCGACCGAGTTTTGATGCCATCCTGTATTACTACCAGTCTGGAGGCAGACTGCGCAGGCCCGTCAATGTGCCCCTGGATATTTTCTCAGAGGAGATACGGTTCTATGAGTTAGGAGAGGAAGCCATGGAGCTGTTCAGAGAAGACGAGGGCTTTATTAAGGAGGAGGAGAGGCCTTTACCCGAGAATGAATTCCAGCGTCAGATCTGGCTGCTCTTTGAGTACCCCGAGAGCTCAGGCCCGGCTCGAGTTATCGCCATTGTGTCTGTCATGGTCATTCTCATCTCCATTGTCAGCTTCTGTCTTGAAACTTTGCCTGTCTTTAGAGATGACAAAGAGAATACAGCTGGAGGGAGACCTCACTATAACAATGCCACAACTCCTTACCATTCCTCTCCATTTGCTGATCCTTTCTTCATCGTGGAGACGCTCTGTATCATCTGGTTCTCATTTGAATTTCTGGTCAGGTTGTTTGCTTCTCCGAGCAAACCCGTCTTCTTTAGAAATATCATGAACATTATTGATATTGTGGCCATCACCCCTTACTTCATCACCCTGGGCACTGAACTGGCGGAGCAGCAGCAACAAGAAGCGGGTAATGGGCAGCAGCAAGGGCAGCAGGCCATGTCGCTGGCCATCCTGAGGGTCATCCGTTTGGTCAGGGTCTTTCGGATCTTCAAGCTGTCTAGACACTCCAAAGGTTTGCAAATCCTCGGGCAGACGCTGAAGGCCAGTATGAGGGAACTGGGTCTCCTCATCTTCTTCCTCTTCATCGGAGTCATTCTCTTCTCCAGCGCCGTCTACTTTGCTGAAGCAGATGAAGCAGCCTCGTACTTTGACAGCATCCCTGATGCTTTCTGGTGGGCAGTAGTGTCCATGACAACAGTTGGGTACGGAGACATGTACCCCATAACCATAGGGGGTAAGATGGTGGGCTCCCTTTGTGCCATTGCAGGCGTGTTGACCATCGCACTCCCCGTGCCCGTTATTGTCTCCAACTTTAACTATTTCTATCACCGAGAAACAGAGAACGAGGAACAGGCCCAATACCTGCATGTGAAGAGCTGCCCAAATCTCCCATCCACCACTGATCTGAAGAAGAATAACAGCACTTCCAGCATCTGTAAGTCGGAGTATACAGAGAACCAGGAGGGACTGGGTACCGTTCGAGACCCCCCTGATCACAATCTTCACACTGACAATTGCACTTTACCAAACCCCAACTATGTGAACATCACCAAATTGAGGAGTGATGTGTGA